A single region of the Polymorphum gilvum SL003B-26A1 genome encodes:
- the gltB gene encoding glutamate synthase large subunit, which translates to MTKRELTTSTAMATSGRETGVKARAATTFATRLSEAADKGLYNPAREHDACGVGFIAQMKGVKSHRVVADGLKILENLTHRGAVGADPLMGDGAGMLVQIPHAFFAAELAASGIALPEPGQYGVGFLFLPQDAALRAKCEEIVERVIHQEGQRVIGWRDVPVDNSSLSKAHDIAATEPVSRQVFIACTDCADQTTFERRLYVLRKVISNTVRAETGTAKKGFYVVSMSSRTVVYKGMFLAYQLGAYYKDLKDERFVSALALVHQRFSTNTFPSWELSHPYRMVAHNGEINTLRGNVNWMAARQASVSSPLFGDDIGKLWPISYEGQSDTACFDNALEFLVMGGYSLAHAAMMLIPEAWAGNPLMDENRRAFYEYHAAIMEPWDGPAAVAFTDGRQIGATLDRNGLRPARYIVTDDDYVIMSSEVGVLPVAEERIVRKWRLQPGKMLLIDLEQGRIISDDEIKRQLSTANPYKDWLHRSQIVLEDMPGVRERAPVAGESLLDRQQAFGYTQEDIKLLMQPMATVGQEAVGSMGTDTPISALSDKSKLLYTYFKQNFAQVTNPPIDPIREELVMSLVSFIGPRPNLFDLKGLSTSKRLEVRQPILTNDDLEKIRAIGDLADNQFSAKTLDITYASEKGAAGMEDALDGLCQRAEKAVLNGYNIIILSDRLISRARIAIPALLATAAVHHHLIRKGLRTSVGLVVETGEAREVHHFCVLAGYGAEAINPYLAFETLLSMHAELDFPEEVDADEVVYRYIKSIDKGILKVMSKMGISTYQSYCGAQIFDAVGLSSEFVDKYFFGTATSIEGIGLGEVAEETVVRHREAFDDVPVLRRALDVGGEYNYRVRGESHMWTPDSIAVLQHAVRSKLPDKFREFSDMVNRESGRFAIRGLFRIKSAEELGRTPIDLAEVEPAEAIVKRFVTGAMSFGSISREAHTTLAIAMNAIGGKSNTGEGGEEAERFMPLPDGSTNPQRSAIKQVASGRFGVTTEYLVNADVLQIKVAQGAKPGEGGQLPGHKVDAVIAKVRHSTPGVGLISPPPHHDIYSIEDLAQLIYDLKNVNPAADISVKLVSEVGVGTVAAGVAKARADHITISGYDGGTGASPLTSIKHAGSPWEIGLAETQQTLVLNGLRSRVALQVDGGLRTGRDVLVGALLGADEFGFATAPLIAAGCLMMRKCHLNTCPVGIATQDPVLRKRFKGTPEHVINYFFFVAEELRELMAALGVARLDDIIGRTEFLDKERAIEHWKAKGLDFGRIFYHPDAKPEEIRWTSRQQHPIDDILDRKLIAAARPALEDKVPTAIEETICSVDRSVGAMLSGEIAKRYGHKGLPNDTLRISLKGTAGQAFGAFVARGVTMDLVGDANDYVGKGLSGGRLIVRPSEASRIVAEDSIIVGNTVLYGATEGECYFRGVAGERFAVRNSGAVAVVEGVGDHGCEYMTGGVVVVIGATGRNFAAGMSGGIAYVLDEDGTFASRCNLAMVDIEPVTEEDDLLEKLHHHGGDLEHKGRVDVSGDMTRHDDERLRQLLTNHLHYTGSTRAKAILDAWDVYRPKFVKVMPVEYRRALREMEEKRMGMVAAE; encoded by the coding sequence ATGACGAAGAGAGAGCTGACGACCAGCACAGCCATGGCGACGAGCGGGCGCGAGACGGGCGTGAAGGCCCGAGCCGCGACCACGTTCGCCACCCGACTGAGCGAGGCGGCGGACAAGGGATTGTACAATCCCGCTCGCGAGCACGACGCCTGCGGCGTCGGCTTCATCGCGCAGATGAAAGGCGTCAAGTCGCACCGTGTCGTCGCCGATGGCCTGAAGATTCTCGAGAACCTGACCCACCGTGGCGCCGTCGGCGCCGACCCGCTGATGGGCGACGGCGCCGGCATGCTGGTGCAGATCCCGCACGCCTTCTTCGCCGCCGAACTGGCGGCGAGCGGCATCGCCCTGCCCGAGCCCGGCCAGTACGGCGTCGGCTTCCTGTTCCTGCCGCAGGACGCCGCCCTGCGCGCCAAATGCGAGGAGATCGTCGAGCGCGTCATCCACCAGGAAGGCCAGCGGGTGATCGGCTGGCGCGACGTGCCGGTCGACAACTCCTCGCTGTCCAAGGCGCACGACATCGCCGCGACCGAACCGGTGTCGCGCCAAGTGTTCATTGCCTGCACCGACTGCGCCGACCAGACCACTTTCGAGCGCCGTCTCTACGTGCTGCGCAAGGTCATTTCCAACACCGTGCGCGCGGAAACCGGCACGGCGAAGAAAGGCTTCTACGTCGTCTCGATGTCGAGCCGGACCGTCGTCTACAAGGGCATGTTCCTCGCCTACCAGCTCGGCGCCTACTACAAGGACCTGAAGGACGAACGCTTCGTGTCGGCGCTGGCGCTGGTGCATCAGCGCTTTTCGACCAACACCTTCCCGTCCTGGGAACTGTCGCATCCTTACCGGATGGTCGCCCACAACGGCGAGATCAACACGCTACGCGGCAACGTCAACTGGATGGCGGCGCGCCAGGCGTCGGTGTCGTCGCCACTGTTCGGCGACGACATCGGCAAACTGTGGCCGATCTCCTACGAGGGCCAGTCGGACACCGCCTGCTTCGACAATGCGCTCGAGTTCCTGGTCATGGGCGGCTATTCGCTCGCCCATGCCGCGATGATGCTGATCCCGGAAGCCTGGGCCGGCAACCCGCTGATGGACGAGAACCGGCGCGCCTTCTACGAATACCATGCCGCTATCATGGAGCCGTGGGACGGCCCGGCGGCGGTCGCCTTCACCGACGGGCGCCAGATCGGCGCCACGCTCGACCGTAACGGCCTGCGGCCGGCCCGCTACATCGTCACCGACGACGACTATGTCATCATGTCGTCCGAGGTCGGCGTGCTGCCGGTGGCGGAGGAAAGAATCGTCCGCAAGTGGCGCCTTCAGCCGGGCAAGATGCTGCTCATCGACCTGGAGCAGGGCCGCATCATCTCCGACGACGAGATCAAGCGCCAGCTGTCGACCGCCAATCCCTACAAGGACTGGCTGCATCGTTCGCAGATCGTGCTGGAGGACATGCCCGGCGTGCGCGAGCGCGCCCCCGTCGCCGGCGAGAGCCTGCTCGACCGCCAGCAGGCGTTCGGCTACACGCAGGAGGACATAAAGCTCCTGATGCAGCCGATGGCGACCGTCGGCCAGGAAGCCGTCGGCTCCATGGGCACGGACACGCCGATCTCGGCGCTGTCGGACAAATCCAAGCTGCTCTACACCTATTTCAAGCAGAACTTCGCCCAGGTGACCAACCCGCCGATCGACCCGATCCGCGAGGAACTGGTCATGAGCCTGGTGTCCTTCATCGGTCCGCGGCCGAACCTGTTCGATCTCAAGGGCCTGTCGACGTCCAAGCGTCTGGAAGTGCGCCAGCCGATCCTGACCAACGACGACCTGGAGAAGATCCGCGCCATCGGCGACCTGGCCGACAACCAGTTCTCGGCCAAGACGCTGGACATCACCTATGCCTCCGAGAAAGGCGCGGCCGGCATGGAGGACGCGCTCGACGGATTGTGCCAGCGCGCCGAGAAAGCCGTGCTCAACGGCTACAACATCATCATCCTGTCCGACCGTCTGATCAGCCGGGCCCGGATCGCGATTCCGGCGCTGCTGGCGACCGCCGCCGTGCATCATCACCTGATCCGCAAGGGTCTGCGGACCTCGGTCGGCCTCGTCGTCGAGACGGGCGAGGCGCGCGAGGTGCATCACTTCTGCGTGCTTGCCGGTTACGGGGCAGAGGCGATCAACCCGTATCTCGCCTTCGAGACGCTGTTGTCGATGCATGCGGAACTCGACTTCCCCGAGGAGGTCGACGCCGACGAGGTCGTCTACCGCTACATCAAGTCGATCGACAAGGGCATCCTCAAGGTCATGTCCAAGATGGGCATCTCGACCTACCAGTCCTATTGCGGCGCGCAGATCTTCGACGCCGTCGGCCTGTCGTCGGAATTCGTCGACAAGTACTTCTTCGGCACGGCGACGAGCATCGAGGGCATCGGCCTCGGGGAAGTCGCAGAAGAGACCGTCGTGCGCCATCGGGAAGCCTTCGACGACGTGCCCGTGCTGCGCCGCGCGCTCGACGTCGGCGGCGAGTACAATTACCGCGTGCGCGGCGAAAGCCACATGTGGACGCCCGATTCGATCGCGGTGCTGCAGCACGCGGTGCGCTCCAAGCTGCCCGACAAGTTCCGCGAGTTCTCCGACATGGTGAACAGGGAAAGCGGGCGCTTCGCGATCCGCGGCCTGTTCCGCATCAAGAGTGCCGAGGAACTCGGCCGCACGCCGATCGACCTTGCCGAGGTCGAGCCGGCGGAGGCGATCGTCAAGCGCTTCGTCACCGGCGCCATGTCCTTCGGCTCCATCTCGCGCGAGGCGCACACGACGCTGGCGATCGCCATGAACGCCATCGGCGGCAAGTCGAACACCGGCGAGGGCGGCGAGGAGGCGGAACGCTTCATGCCGCTGCCCGACGGGTCGACGAACCCGCAGCGCTCGGCGATCAAGCAGGTTGCCTCGGGCCGCTTCGGCGTGACCACCGAATACCTGGTCAACGCCGACGTGCTCCAGATCAAGGTCGCGCAGGGCGCCAAGCCCGGCGAGGGCGGCCAGTTGCCCGGCCACAAGGTCGACGCGGTGATCGCCAAGGTGCGCCACTCCACCCCCGGCGTCGGCCTGATCTCGCCCCCGCCGCACCATGACATCTATTCGATCGAGGATCTGGCCCAGCTGATCTACGATCTGAAGAACGTCAACCCGGCGGCCGACATCTCGGTCAAGCTGGTGTCGGAGGTCGGTGTCGGCACGGTCGCGGCCGGTGTCGCCAAGGCGCGCGCCGACCACATCACCATCTCCGGCTACGACGGCGGCACCGGCGCCTCGCCGCTGACCTCGATCAAGCATGCCGGATCCCCGTGGGAAATCGGCCTCGCCGAAACCCAGCAGACCCTGGTGCTGAACGGCCTGCGCTCGCGCGTCGCCCTGCAGGTCGACGGCGGTCTCAGGACCGGCCGCGACGTGCTCGTCGGCGCCCTGCTCGGTGCTGACGAGTTCGGCTTCGCGACCGCTCCGCTGATCGCGGCCGGCTGCCTGATGATGCGCAAGTGCCACCTGAACACCTGCCCGGTCGGCATAGCCACCCAGGATCCGGTGCTGCGCAAGCGCTTCAAGGGCACGCCCGAACACGTCATCAACTACTTCTTCTTCGTCGCCGAGGAACTGCGAGAGCTGATGGCCGCGCTCGGAGTCGCCCGGCTGGACGACATCATCGGCCGCACCGAATTCCTGGACAAGGAGCGGGCGATCGAGCACTGGAAGGCGAAGGGTCTGGACTTCGGCCGGATCTTCTACCATCCGGACGCAAAGCCGGAAGAGATCCGCTGGACCAGCCGCCAGCAGCATCCGATCGACGACATCCTCGACCGCAAGCTGATCGCCGCCGCCAGGCCGGCTCTAGAGGACAAGGTGCCGACCGCCATCGAGGAGACGATCTGCTCGGTCGACCGCTCGGTCGGTGCCATGCTGTCGGGCGAGATCGCCAAGCGTTACGGCCACAAGGGCCTGCCCAACGACACCCTGCGCATCAGCTTGAAGGGCACCGCCGGGCAGGCCTTCGGCGCCTTCGTCGCCCGTGGCGTGACCATGGATCTGGTCGGCGACGCCAACGACTATGTCGGCAAGGGCCTCTCGGGCGGCCGGCTGATCGTGCGGCCGTCCGAGGCGTCACGGATCGTCGCCGAGGATTCCATCATCGTCGGCAATACGGTGCTCTATGGCGCGACGGAAGGCGAATGCTACTTCCGCGGCGTCGCCGGCGAGCGCTTCGCCGTGCGCAACTCGGGCGCCGTCGCGGTCGTCGAGGGCGTTGGCGACCACGGCTGCGAATACATGACCGGCGGCGTGGTCGTGGTCATCGGCGCGACGGGACGCAACTTCGCCGCCGGCATGTCGGGCGGCATCGCCTATGTGCTGGACGAGGACGGCACCTTCGCCTCGCGCTGCAACCTGGCGATGGTCGACATCGAGCCGGTGACCGAAGAGGACGACCTGCTGGAAAAGCTGCACCATCACGGCGGCGACCTGGAGCACAAGGGCCGGGTCGACGTCAGCGGCGACATGACCCGTCACGACGACGAGCGCCTGCGCCAACTGCTGACCAACCACCTGCACTACACGGGTTCCACCCGGGCCAAGGCGATCCTCGACGCCTGGGACGTCTACCGGCCCAAGTTCGTCAAGGTGATGCCGGTCGAATACCGCCGCGCGTTGCGCGAGATGGAAGAAAAACGCATGGGCATGGTGGCAGCCGAATAG
- a CDS encoding DUF2282 domain-containing protein, whose translation MRNKVLSTACLAAAVATAVASVAAPTAAGAQAKEKCYGVSLKGKNDCKAGPGTTCAGTSTVDYQGNAWTLVPQGTCETMELPGDRKGSLTELERDLPAA comes from the coding sequence ATGAGAAACAAAGTTCTTTCGACGGCCTGCCTGGCCGCCGCCGTCGCTACCGCCGTCGCTTCCGTGGCCGCGCCGACCGCTGCCGGTGCGCAGGCCAAGGAGAAGTGCTACGGCGTTTCGCTGAAGGGCAAGAACGACTGCAAGGCCGGGCCGGGCACTACCTGCGCCGGCACCTCGACGGTCGACTACCAGGGTAACGCCTGGACGCTGGTGCCGCAGGGCACCTGCGAGACGATGGAGTTGCCCGGCGACCGCAAGGGATCGCTGACCGAACTCGAACGCGACTTGCCCGCCGCCTGA
- a CDS encoding DUF692 domain-containing protein, producing the protein MPSHRSARTATAVPRRAGVGLKPDHCAEILATRPDIGFFEVHAENYMGDGGAPHRTLEAIRRDYPLSLHGVGLSIGGEDPLDTNHLSRLKRLVERYEPGLFSEHLAWSSHDTVCYNDLLPVPYDALTLGRVAEHVDQVQERLGRPMLLENPSTYVAFERSTMSELEFLSELVRRTGCGLLLDVNNAYVSAINHGRSPEVYLAAFPLAAVGEIHLGGHAPDADDEGRPLLIDAHDRAVDAQVWRLFADTVARSGPLPTLIEWDNDVPSWPVLKGQAEEADRILADLGPGEARCALA; encoded by the coding sequence ATGCCTTCGCACCGGTCCGCGCGGACCGCGACCGCCGTTCCCCGACGGGCCGGTGTCGGCCTCAAGCCGGACCATTGCGCCGAGATCCTCGCAACCCGGCCGGACATCGGCTTCTTCGAGGTGCATGCCGAGAACTACATGGGCGACGGTGGCGCGCCGCACCGCACGCTCGAGGCGATCCGGCGCGACTATCCACTGTCGCTGCACGGCGTCGGCCTGTCGATCGGCGGCGAGGACCCGCTCGACACGAACCATCTTTCCCGTCTCAAGCGCCTCGTCGAACGCTACGAACCAGGTCTGTTCTCCGAGCATCTGGCATGGTCATCGCACGATACGGTCTGTTACAACGACCTCCTGCCGGTGCCTTACGACGCGCTGACCCTGGGCCGGGTCGCGGAGCATGTCGACCAGGTCCAGGAGAGGCTCGGGCGCCCCATGCTGCTGGAAAATCCGTCGACCTATGTCGCCTTCGAGCGCAGCACCATGAGCGAACTCGAGTTCCTGTCCGAACTCGTGCGCCGCACCGGCTGCGGCCTGCTGCTCGACGTCAACAATGCCTATGTCTCTGCCATTAATCACGGCCGCTCGCCGGAGGTCTATCTGGCCGCCTTTCCGCTCGCCGCCGTCGGCGAGATTCATCTCGGCGGCCATGCGCCGGATGCCGACGACGAGGGCCGACCGCTGTTGATAGACGCTCACGACCGGGCCGTCGACGCGCAGGTCTGGCGTCTTTTTGCCGACACCGTTGCGCGCAGCGGGCCGCTGCCGACGCTGATCGAATGGGACAACGACGTGCCGTCCTGGCCGGTACTGAAGGGCCAGGCAGAGGAGGCTGACCGCATCCTGGCGGATCTCGGTCCCGGGGAGGCGCGCTGTGCCCTCGCCTGA
- a CDS encoding DNA-binding domain-containing protein, whose amino-acid sequence MPSPDGNAGFGAALLRPDLPVPEGLSVSGGRSPKRRFGVYRNNVVVGLVDCLLATFPALAALLGADYFRALARLYVAGHPPRSPVLILYGDTFPDFVERFPPLADYPYLGDVGRLEWAWLSAYHAVDEAVLAPGALALLPAEALDGLRLVAHPAARLVASRWPVFELARANRFELGSPQPGDLHAAQTVLVTRPDVDVELRSLDPGTAALAAALLGGATLGAASELAVSADPDLVLADGLAVLLASGAFAGLAP is encoded by the coding sequence GTGCCCTCGCCTGACGGCAACGCCGGCTTCGGCGCCGCGCTGCTGCGCCCCGACCTGCCGGTGCCGGAGGGGCTTTCCGTGTCCGGAGGCCGCTCGCCGAAGCGCCGTTTCGGCGTCTACCGGAACAACGTCGTCGTCGGTCTGGTCGATTGCCTGCTGGCGACGTTTCCGGCGCTCGCCGCGCTGCTCGGGGCGGATTATTTCCGTGCGCTTGCGCGCCTCTATGTCGCCGGGCATCCGCCCCGCTCGCCGGTGCTGATCCTGTATGGCGACACCTTTCCGGACTTCGTCGAGCGCTTTCCGCCGCTTGCCGACTATCCTTACCTCGGCGACGTCGGACGGCTCGAGTGGGCCTGGCTGTCGGCCTATCATGCGGTGGATGAGGCAGTGCTTGCGCCCGGGGCGCTGGCGCTGCTGCCCGCCGAGGCGCTCGACGGGCTGCGCCTTGTCGCCCATCCGGCCGCCCGCCTTGTCGCGTCGCGTTGGCCGGTGTTCGAGCTTGCGCGCGCCAACCGCTTCGAGCTGGGCAGCCCGCAGCCAGGGGATCTGCACGCCGCCCAGACTGTTCTGGTCACGCGTCCGGACGTCGACGTGGAACTCCGCAGCCTCGATCCGGGAACAGCCGCGCTCGCCGCCGCCCTGCTTGGCGGGGCGACGCTCGGCGCGGCGAGCGAGCTGGCCGTGTCCGCTGATCCGGATCTGGTTCTTGCCGACGGCCTGGCCGTCCTGCTGGCCTCCGGGGCGTTCGCCGGGCTTGCGCCGTAG